The following proteins come from a genomic window of Alicyclobacillus dauci:
- a CDS encoding beta strand repeat-containing protein: MKRTLTGIAAAAVVLGSAAPMAFAATSTGLSKAGQLPIVVNGSVLSNPFEMTGKDSGNTTAFFPVYYFNQALAKIGFTATWDGVTHTWAIQAPGVDASKISVDGGVGTGNTSVTVNGTTVKKFNTQAAKDPAGGPSAQATTYLPVFYINNILTALGVNGSFTGQAGLSIKGGTTVVGSAALSPVTVTGNVAGSGTQASPAIAQGSNALTLTTKLTDANGNAVANANVSVVLDNSAVVQQGSNFLSLTHDATAGTYTGTATTDATGTVSIKITGSGAYSVEFDAPYTASGNTPSQKAYIAFVGTNPLVTPAGTGSTPFGATTSSASNATTGLVPVTITLPLDSNNKVQSGQSVTFTLNSKGDGSHDSGAFFASSTGASLGTNTYTTTTDANGQATVYVNSYTDDASNAYAEVDANWNSTNYPTDIQWTAPATTSNLSAIGVYPFTSSFSGATSATTSLSGIPGGQEVYVVPFSSSAQLTKTTVTYNLSATNGAVLTNVAGYDLTSNSYLKNLSSAVVTATYNSSTHDYTIAVDGQTVVTSQAVPYFTVTMGQGTNGGATSTLTISSGSDSATVGYGFSSTQSYAKSFSPIISSLHTYGSSENVSYTVVDANGNPVANQATSLAFDGSATGVWLTAVNGTALQEGLGSNGSAVATPVPLYAGPANINYTSVSIPGVVSWSHSNNPDLVTVFTNAQGQATLTLQNGNVPFWSNTASGSVYYDTSASASGTTYAFTYVKNSAAGTQGSLYLSNTGSSDTHFGSSSDNTQVGQINW, translated from the coding sequence TTGAAACGTACGCTTACAGGTATCGCTGCAGCTGCAGTCGTACTCGGCTCTGCTGCCCCGATGGCATTTGCTGCAACATCCACAGGGTTGTCTAAAGCAGGCCAACTACCTATCGTAGTTAATGGTTCTGTTCTGTCTAACCCATTCGAAATGACCGGTAAAGATTCCGGCAATACAACGGCTTTCTTCCCGGTTTACTACTTCAACCAAGCGCTGGCTAAGATCGGCTTCACAGCTACTTGGGACGGCGTAACCCACACCTGGGCAATCCAAGCTCCTGGCGTTGACGCTTCTAAGATTTCTGTAGATGGTGGCGTTGGCACAGGTAACACCAGCGTTACCGTTAACGGCACGACTGTTAAGAAGTTCAACACCCAAGCAGCTAAGGATCCAGCTGGCGGCCCATCCGCTCAAGCTACGACCTACCTGCCGGTGTTCTACATCAACAACATCCTGACGGCTCTTGGCGTAAATGGCTCATTCACGGGTCAAGCTGGCTTGAGCATTAAGGGTGGAACCACCGTAGTTGGAAGCGCAGCACTTAGCCCGGTAACTGTTACGGGGAACGTTGCTGGTTCTGGAACACAAGCATCACCGGCTATTGCCCAGGGTTCCAATGCACTAACATTAACAACTAAATTGACAGATGCAAATGGCAATGCGGTTGCTAATGCAAATGTTTCAGTTGTTCTCGACAACTCTGCAGTAGTACAACAAGGAAGTAACTTCCTTTCTTTGACTCACGATGCCACTGCTGGTACCTACACTGGTACAGCAACAACGGATGCGACCGGCACGGTTAGCATTAAAATCACTGGCTCTGGTGCTTACTCTGTAGAGTTTGATGCTCCTTACACCGCATCTGGTAATACGCCAAGCCAAAAGGCTTACATTGCATTCGTCGGCACGAATCCACTTGTTACACCAGCTGGCACGGGCTCTACCCCATTTGGTGCAACAACATCATCGGCTTCGAATGCAACAACTGGGTTGGTTCCGGTAACAATCACCCTGCCGCTTGACAGCAACAATAAGGTTCAGTCTGGCCAGTCAGTTACCTTTACCCTCAACTCTAAGGGTGACGGCTCGCACGATAGTGGTGCATTTTTCGCTAGTTCAACTGGCGCATCCTTGGGTACAAATACCTATACCACTACCACAGATGCCAACGGTCAGGCTACGGTCTATGTGAACAGCTACACTGATGATGCATCGAACGCATACGCTGAAGTCGATGCTAATTGGAACAGCACGAACTATCCTACGGACATTCAATGGACAGCTCCTGCTACCACATCGAACTTGTCCGCGATCGGTGTATATCCGTTCACGTCCTCGTTTAGTGGTGCAACAAGTGCTACCACATCATTGTCGGGTATTCCTGGTGGTCAAGAAGTTTATGTGGTACCGTTCAGCTCTTCGGCTCAGTTGACAAAGACGACTGTTACGTATAATCTGAGCGCTACTAATGGTGCTGTGCTCACAAACGTAGCAGGTTATGACTTGACGTCGAACAGCTATCTCAAGAATTTGTCATCGGCCGTTGTTACAGCAACCTATAACTCCAGCACGCATGACTATACGATCGCTGTTGACGGTCAAACGGTAGTAACTTCACAGGCTGTACCGTACTTTACGGTAACCATGGGTCAAGGTACTAACGGTGGTGCGACTTCAACCCTGACAATTTCGTCCGGTTCAGATAGCGCTACGGTTGGATATGGGTTCTCATCCACGCAATCGTACGCTAAGTCGTTTAGCCCAATCATTTCTTCCTTGCATACCTACGGAAGCAGTGAAAATGTAAGCTATACGGTTGTTGACGCTAATGGAAACCCAGTTGCAAATCAAGCAACAAGCTTGGCGTTTGATGGTAGCGCAACGGGCGTATGGTTGACTGCCGTAAACGGCACAGCGCTTCAAGAAGGATTGGGTTCCAACGGTTCTGCGGTTGCTACACCTGTTCCTTTGTATGCTGGCCCGGCTAACATTAACTACACCAGCGTCTCCATTCCAGGTGTTGTGTCTTGGAGCCACAGCAACAACCCTGACTTGGTAACGGTGTTCACGAACGCACAAGGTCAAGCTACACTGACACTTCAAAATGGTAATGTTCCATTCTGGAGCAATACCGCAAGTGGTTCAGTATACTACGACACCAGCGCTTCGGCGAGCGGCACAACATACGCCTTCACATACGTGAAGAACAGTGCAGCTGGTACACAAGGTTCGTTGTATCTGAGCAACACTGGTTCCTCGGATACACACTTCGGTAGCTCGAGCGACAATACCCAGGTTGGGCAAATTAACTGGTAA
- a CDS encoding YigZ family protein, translating to MQFTTPEARNTVETVEKKSKFIASLFPILSVSEAEEALAQIREEHKTANHNCFAYRVGLGVPVERFSDDGEPSGTAGRPILEVIRRREIDNVLVVVTRYFGGVLLGASGLVRVYADATSQVLNATPMLRCGLMHTLEVSCDYGMYGKLEYALGQEGMVMIEKQFAEAVSFQLVVAEADVEKRVTQLNEWTNGQANVNVLPAEYIGVSEDGSLVRGVWPSDGES from the coding sequence ATGCAGTTTACTACACCAGAAGCTAGAAACACAGTGGAAACTGTGGAGAAGAAGTCCAAATTTATTGCGTCGCTTTTTCCGATATTAAGTGTTAGTGAGGCGGAAGAAGCACTTGCGCAGATTCGCGAGGAACATAAGACTGCCAACCATAACTGCTTTGCGTACCGCGTGGGGCTTGGTGTGCCGGTGGAGCGATTCTCGGATGATGGTGAGCCGAGCGGAACTGCTGGGCGGCCGATATTGGAGGTGATTCGGCGGCGAGAGATCGATAATGTGTTAGTCGTCGTCACGCGCTATTTTGGTGGCGTCCTGCTGGGTGCAAGCGGGCTCGTGCGGGTTTATGCGGATGCGACGAGCCAAGTGCTGAATGCGACGCCAATGCTTAGGTGTGGATTGATGCATACGCTTGAGGTGTCGTGTGACTACGGTATGTACGGCAAACTTGAGTATGCGTTGGGGCAAGAGGGCATGGTGATGATCGAGAAGCAATTTGCTGAGGCGGTATCGTTTCAACTGGTGGTTGCGGAAGCGGATGTCGAGAAACGGGTCACTCAGTTGAATGAGTGGACGAACGGCCAGGCGAACGTGAATGTGTTGCCGGCAGAGTACATCGGCGTGAGCGAAGACGGGAGTTTGGTACGTGGTGTCTGGCCGAGTGATGGTGAATCGTGA
- a CDS encoding sigma-70 family RNA polymerase sigma factor: MACSLGSQQTEMVLAAQLGDGDALAELLGQYEGLLVTVARRYRLTCGFDEVYQEACLAFIRAVYAYDPDMVPFPAFASARVRGDVLTAMRRWWRVADRQKWITPMDDEDDTEALERMWDEHGQSGPSIEDAWLLEHDLNSVIAYASLSERETSWLHAFLRGYTLDMIRRRYGVSSETVKTWRKRALAKLKRAARVLGYEWQDFV; the protein is encoded by the coding sequence ATGGCTTGTTCATTGGGTAGCCAACAGACGGAAATGGTTCTTGCGGCACAGTTGGGCGACGGGGATGCACTGGCGGAGTTGTTAGGTCAATATGAGGGCCTGCTTGTCACTGTGGCACGGCGTTATCGCTTGACGTGTGGTTTTGACGAAGTCTATCAAGAGGCGTGTCTGGCGTTCATTCGGGCTGTCTACGCCTACGATCCCGATATGGTCCCCTTCCCCGCCTTCGCGTCCGCGAGAGTCCGAGGGGACGTGCTGACGGCGATGAGACGGTGGTGGCGTGTGGCGGACCGACAAAAGTGGATAACGCCGATGGACGATGAGGACGACACGGAAGCGCTGGAGCGAATGTGGGATGAACACGGTCAAAGTGGCCCCTCCATCGAGGATGCATGGTTGCTTGAGCATGACCTGAATTCGGTGATTGCGTACGCTTCGTTGAGTGAACGGGAGACGTCGTGGCTGCACGCGTTCCTACGCGGATATACGCTCGACATGATACGCCGCCGGTATGGTGTCAGCAGTGAGACGGTCAAAACGTGGCGCAAGCGGGCCTTGGCGAAGCTAAAGCGGGCAGCGAGGGTACTAGGGTACGAGTGGCAGGATTTTGTGTAG